Proteins co-encoded in one Jeotgalibacillus malaysiensis genomic window:
- a CDS encoding hydrolase, which translates to MTCEEERQYVPPAGQQWTTFEKMQQSGTHSNQFVEEQKGLKSITTSPEFGIGQTVYIIEEKGYRLMRDCMAYIDDKTVTHLNQEGGLDAIALSHPHYYTTQVEWAEAFDCPIYIHEDDKEWVQQPSDRIIYWSGESLELSEGLTLHRLGGHFDGGAVLHWAKSGGKAVLLTGDIIQVAADHQWVSFMYSYPNMIPLPAETVREIALKLKPLKFSELYNAFHREVAGQADEAVQRSAERYVAALEGHLF; encoded by the coding sequence GTGACCTGTGAGGAAGAAAGACAATATGTCCCTCCTGCCGGTCAGCAGTGGACAACTTTTGAGAAGATGCAACAGTCGGGAACACATTCCAATCAATTTGTTGAGGAGCAAAAAGGCCTGAAGAGTATTACAACCAGTCCTGAATTTGGAATCGGGCAAACGGTATACATAATAGAGGAAAAAGGCTACAGACTCATGCGGGATTGTATGGCGTACATAGATGATAAGACCGTCACCCATTTAAATCAGGAAGGTGGACTTGATGCGATTGCGCTCTCACACCCACATTACTATACGACTCAGGTTGAGTGGGCTGAAGCATTTGATTGTCCAATCTACATTCATGAAGACGATAAGGAATGGGTGCAGCAGCCAAGTGATCGCATCATTTACTGGAGTGGTGAATCGCTTGAGCTTTCAGAAGGATTAACCCTTCACAGACTTGGCGGACATTTTGATGGAGGTGCTGTTTTACATTGGGCAAAGTCTGGCGGCAAGGCTGTTCTGTTAACCGGTGACATTATTCAGGTCGCGGCAGATCATCAGTGGGTCAGCTTTATGTACAGCTATCCTAATATGATTCCACTGCCGGCAGAGACAGTGAGAGAGATTGCTTTAAAACTGAAGCCTTTGAAGTTCAGTGAATTGTATAATGCATTTCATAGAGAAGTAGCTGGGCAGGCAGATGAGGCTGTGCAGCGGTCGGCTGAGAGGTATGTGGCGGCTTTGGAGGGACATTTGTTCTAA
- a CDS encoding DNA mismatch repair protein MutT, with product MLTFGEKENGKTYITRPAVYSVMFNSNKDKIAVIHVRSKDYFLPGGGIEQGETHEKCLEREVLEETGMKVKVRRFIGSAGRYFYSINEGTYYLSEGHFYECEAGEKIEEPVDEDHELRWVEPTEAVNCLIHDHQRWAVKKALSLVRP from the coding sequence ATGCTGACATTCGGAGAAAAAGAAAACGGAAAGACCTACATAACAAGACCGGCCGTATATAGTGTGATGTTCAATTCTAATAAAGATAAGATTGCTGTCATTCATGTTCGAAGTAAGGACTACTTTCTTCCCGGTGGAGGAATTGAACAGGGTGAAACACATGAAAAATGCCTGGAAAGAGAAGTGCTGGAAGAGACAGGAATGAAAGTGAAGGTCAGACGCTTTATTGGCAGTGCAGGAAGGTATTTTTATTCTATCAATGAGGGTACTTATTATCTGAGTGAAGGTCATTTTTATGAGTGTGAAGCGGGAGAGAAGATAGAAGAACCGGTAGATGAGGATCATGAATTGAGATGGGTGGAACCTACAGAAGCGGTTAATTGTCTGATTCATGATCATCAGCGCTGGGCGGTGAAAAAAGCATTATCATTAGTGAGGCCTTAG
- a CDS encoding 2'-5' RNA ligase, which yields MKVEYLIGIVPPVDYLKRIKHFQNKWARQSSIEPHITVKAQGGLTPDLQWLEQVKQVCKEAKPFQVDLGKPDEFGDHSLHLSVNSDGLVQLHQRLVHEISPSDDLIKQYFELDAFVPHLTLGKMQNCVELLNGQNEQKLQQLKKIADEELTPYPVFNVNFIRIYELNFETYRCEKFEDISLGQ from the coding sequence ATGAAAGTGGAGTACCTTATCGGGATCGTTCCACCAGTGGATTATTTAAAACGAATTAAGCACTTTCAAAATAAATGGGCAAGGCAATCAAGTATTGAACCGCATATTACTGTGAAAGCGCAGGGAGGTTTAACTCCAGATTTGCAGTGGCTGGAACAAGTGAAACAGGTCTGTAAGGAAGCAAAACCTTTTCAAGTTGACTTAGGTAAACCTGATGAATTCGGAGATCACAGCTTACATTTAAGCGTAAACTCTGATGGTTTAGTTCAATTACACCAAAGATTAGTTCATGAAATCTCACCATCAGATGATTTGATCAAACAGTATTTTGAACTTGATGCTTTTGTTCCTCACTTGACGTTGGGCAAAATGCAAAACTGTGTGGAATTATTAAACGGCCAAAATGAACAGAAACTACAACAGTTAAAGAAAATTGCAGATGAAGAACTGACACCGTATCCTGTATTTAATGTGAATTTTATCAGGATCTATGAATTGAATTTTGAGACGTACAGGTGTGAGAAGTTTGAAGACATCTCTTTAGGTCAGTGA
- a CDS encoding metallophosphoesterase — protein MKIAVITDVHGNAPALKSVLHELDQRAGIEHIYCLGDMIGIGPDTNEVLEILFSRNDVSMITGNHDEAVLAILKGEEHPKSHAHAKEHHQWIADKMDNSFISKLDQLPRTINLTIKEQSVLFTHYHISKANIHKHISQDPFSRIVEPDIEYLKALFEGHKEKLICFGHHHPLHHFEGENNYFLNPGSLGCNSRSVAPYAVVDIQRGTIEVSLEEACYDKTSFLNSFDLLQVPGRDFLLKVFHGKQ, from the coding sequence ATGAAGATAGCTGTAATCACAGATGTTCATGGTAATGCGCCTGCTTTGAAATCAGTTCTTCATGAGTTGGATCAGAGGGCAGGTATTGAACATATTTATTGTCTGGGAGATATGATAGGAATTGGACCAGATACGAATGAAGTTCTGGAAATATTATTTTCAAGAAATGATGTTTCTATGATTACTGGTAATCACGATGAAGCAGTGTTGGCCATTCTTAAGGGGGAAGAACATCCTAAAAGTCACGCTCATGCCAAAGAGCATCACCAATGGATAGCAGATAAAATGGATAATAGCTTTATCTCAAAATTAGATCAGTTGCCCAGAACAATTAATTTAACGATTAAAGAGCAGTCTGTATTATTTACGCATTATCATATTTCAAAGGCAAACATACATAAACATATAAGTCAGGATCCTTTTAGTAGAATTGTTGAGCCTGATATAGAATATTTAAAAGCCTTATTTGAGGGACATAAAGAAAAATTAATTTGCTTTGGACATCATCATCCACTTCATCACTTTGAGGGTGAGAACAATTATTTTTTGAATCCGGGATCTTTGGGATGTAATTCGAGATCAGTCGCTCCGTATGCGGTTGTTGATATTCAAAGGGGAACAATTGAGGTTAGTTTGGAAGAAGCGTGCTATGACAAAACGAGTTTCTTAAATTCGTTTGATCTGCTTCAGGTTCCTGGCAGGGATTTTTTATTGAAAGTGTTTCATGGAAAACAGTAA
- a CDS encoding cobyrinic acid a,c-diamide synthase — MPMRECLIMTNNRILIAGTSSSVGKTSITLGLMAAFMKKGLTVQGFKCGPDYIDPAYHTAITNRPSRNLDSWMLTADVMKEIFVKGNEGADISIIEGMMGLYDGESPTSNRGSAAEISSLLKCPVILVVDCSAMARSAAAVVKGFQSLDPDVNVAGVIANRVGSEGHFKLIKQAVEQECGIPVCGYLLENEQIHMPERHLGLVPSIERGELNDQLERLGEAVAETVDLDLIYQMSKQPPLKTEISLFKQRSPINVKVAVAYDQAFNFYYQENLELIEAFGAEVIYFSPLKGEMLPPEADGLYLGGGFPEQFLKELAEGIEVKQSIKDAVEKGLPVLAECGGLMYLSESIMNVEGETYPMTGVLPGKTEMQLNIAAIGYREITGAKGNQIVKEETQIHGHEFHYSTFTPDQELPSAYHVDSIFGSGEEGYLYKNVVAGYTHIHFASNPQVLENFLNKCKLN; from the coding sequence ATGCCGATGAGAGAGTGTTTAATCATGACTAACAACCGAATCCTAATCGCAGGCACATCAAGCAGCGTCGGCAAAACCAGCATCACGCTCGGGTTAATGGCAGCCTTCATGAAGAAAGGACTGACTGTTCAGGGGTTCAAATGCGGTCCAGACTACATAGATCCCGCTTATCACACTGCGATCACAAATCGTCCTTCCCGGAACCTGGACAGCTGGATGCTCACGGCAGATGTGATGAAGGAAATATTCGTCAAAGGAAATGAAGGAGCGGACATTTCAATCATTGAAGGCATGATGGGGCTTTATGATGGTGAATCCCCAACTTCGAATCGGGGGTCTGCTGCAGAAATCAGTTCGCTACTTAAATGCCCGGTCATTCTGGTCGTTGACTGTTCAGCGATGGCCCGGAGTGCAGCTGCTGTTGTGAAAGGTTTTCAAAGTCTGGATCCTGATGTAAACGTAGCAGGTGTGATTGCCAACAGAGTGGGAAGCGAAGGTCACTTCAAGCTGATCAAACAAGCAGTGGAACAGGAATGTGGGATTCCAGTTTGCGGCTATTTGCTTGAAAATGAACAGATTCATATGCCGGAAAGACACCTCGGTCTTGTCCCATCGATTGAACGCGGTGAACTGAATGATCAGCTTGAAAGATTAGGAGAAGCAGTTGCAGAGACTGTTGATCTTGACCTGATCTATCAGATGAGTAAACAGCCACCTTTGAAAACAGAGATCTCCTTGTTCAAACAAAGAAGTCCTATAAACGTTAAAGTAGCAGTTGCCTATGATCAGGCGTTTAATTTTTATTATCAGGAAAACCTTGAATTGATTGAAGCATTTGGTGCTGAAGTCATTTACTTTTCCCCGTTAAAAGGAGAGATGCTTCCACCTGAAGCAGACGGTCTTTATTTAGGCGGCGGTTTTCCGGAACAGTTTTTGAAAGAGTTGGCAGAAGGCATTGAAGTGAAACAGTCGATAAAAGACGCTGTTGAAAAAGGTCTGCCGGTGCTGGCGGAATGCGGCGGATTAATGTATTTGTCTGAATCAATTATGAATGTTGAGGGAGAGACTTATCCAATGACCGGGGTGCTGCCTGGTAAGACAGAGATGCAGTTGAATATTGCTGCGATTGGCTACCGTGAGATTACAGGTGCAAAAGGAAATCAAATTGTTAAGGAAGAAACGCAGATACACGGTCATGAATTTCACTACTCGACTTTCACACCTGATCAGGAGCTCCCAAGCGCCTACCATGTAGACAGCATTTTTGGTTCAGGAGAAGAAGGATACTTATATAAAAATGTTGTGGCCGGATATACGCATATTCATTTTGCATCGAATCCACAGGTGCTGGAGAACTTTTTAAATAAGTGCAAATTAAATTAG
- a CDS encoding ABC transporter substrate-binding protein produces the protein MNKLTLTAGSLSLVLVLAACAPERSQDQGTASSSDAVSEGLLVWAPDIELSAIESQVEAFTEETGIPVEVVSMPQDDQTEAIVLDGPSGNGPDLFYQPGVGNLSIQGLVHPVEVDQEILDTYSAGSLEALSYDGELYGLPAVVESLALYYNKALIPEAPETVEDLEAAMADLTDDANDHFGFLYPANDFYFSYPFMAGYGGYIFNEDSDGYVKDDVGLANDGSVQGASLIQDWFESGYIPSSITLDAANGLFMDGQAGAIINGPWARYDFEEALGDDLGTAPLPELENGEYPETFLGTKGWMLSSYSEFPEEATELAVHLTSEESLKETFEATGEIPANSAILNSPDFTEDPMLAGFAVQLERARPFPNIAELSAVWQPMADALTFIMQGDDPAEALEEGVGKIEEEIATNYE, from the coding sequence ATGAATAAATTAACGTTGACTGCAGGGAGTTTGTCATTGGTTTTAGTATTAGCAGCCTGTGCACCTGAGCGTTCACAGGATCAGGGCACCGCTTCTTCATCTGATGCAGTGTCTGAGGGTCTTTTAGTATGGGCACCTGACATTGAATTAAGTGCAATTGAGTCACAGGTTGAAGCGTTCACTGAAGAAACCGGTATTCCTGTTGAGGTTGTCTCGATGCCCCAAGATGATCAGACGGAAGCGATCGTGCTTGATGGACCTTCAGGAAATGGACCTGATCTTTTTTATCAGCCTGGTGTAGGAAATCTTTCTATTCAGGGGCTTGTCCATCCTGTTGAAGTGGATCAGGAAATTCTTGATACATATTCTGCAGGTTCACTTGAAGCGCTCAGCTATGATGGTGAATTGTATGGTCTGCCTGCAGTTGTTGAGTCCCTTGCACTTTACTACAACAAAGCTCTGATTCCGGAAGCGCCTGAAACTGTTGAGGATTTGGAAGCTGCGATGGCTGATCTGACTGATGATGCGAATGACCATTTTGGATTCCTATATCCGGCAAATGATTTTTACTTCTCTTACCCTTTCATGGCCGGGTATGGCGGCTACATTTTTAATGAAGACAGTGACGGTTATGTAAAAGATGACGTTGGTCTTGCCAATGATGGGTCGGTACAAGGCGCATCTTTAATTCAGGACTGGTTTGAAAGCGGATACATTCCATCTAGTATTACGCTTGATGCAGCGAATGGATTATTTATGGACGGTCAGGCTGGTGCCATTATCAACGGACCTTGGGCAAGATATGATTTTGAAGAAGCACTTGGAGATGACCTTGGCACCGCTCCCCTTCCAGAGCTTGAAAACGGTGAATACCCTGAAACATTCCTTGGCACAAAAGGCTGGATGCTCTCTTCTTACTCAGAATTCCCTGAAGAAGCAACAGAGCTTGCCGTCCATCTGACAAGTGAGGAATCACTAAAAGAAACGTTTGAAGCAACAGGAGAAATCCCTGCAAACTCAGCAATCCTGAACAGTCCTGATTTTACAGAAGATCCAATGCTTGCAGGCTTTGCAGTACAGCTTGAACGTGCACGCCCATTCCCGAATATCGCAGAGCTATCAGCTGTGTGGCAGCCAATGGCGGATGCACTGACCTTTATTATGCAGGGGGACGACCCGGCTGAAGCGCTTGAAGAAGGCGTAGGAAAAATCGAGGAAGAGATTGCGACGAATTACGAATAA
- a CDS encoding extracellular solute-binding protein, giving the protein MKKGIIFSVLMIVMIVGGVIAVRFNLDSENDMTITPVTETDDQTVLTFWRNYGNVAENQAFELMIASFERAYPHIDIEMNPIQYGDYELKLRTEIATGKPPDLMLIDSPNLALYARIGVLEPLTDYFLEEQLDQDLPPALLEGVSYEDEVYLMPLVQPGAALYYNRHLFEEAGIPFPSKNPHDPMTWDEVLAAAQKITDPDKGIIGVDPAQGFPGGEAPSYFKSPFIWQFGGEILSPDGSTADGYLNAPESIEALTFYKDLYHRYDVAKVQLPPRAFENGKLGMSVFGSWELSRLKETDPDFKLGEDFDIAPLPKGTAQVAPNGGWSMGISSNTQYPDEAWTFISYMTDYEAMSIYVDQTGEPPARQSIVQSFPEFLEYPENIFLTQSQIYSKSRPVTPAYPFLSDAIKTLFEEIVIENAEVKEAADRAVNKIDNGIQEQNSYANDIYSFPQ; this is encoded by the coding sequence ATGAAGAAGGGAATCATATTTTCAGTTCTTATGATTGTCATGATTGTCGGGGGCGTGATCGCAGTGAGATTCAATCTGGATTCAGAGAATGACATGACGATCACACCAGTTACTGAAACAGATGACCAGACCGTATTAACATTCTGGCGAAACTATGGGAATGTGGCTGAAAATCAAGCCTTTGAATTAATGATCGCGTCTTTTGAACGGGCTTATCCTCATATCGATATTGAAATGAACCCTATTCAGTATGGGGATTATGAATTGAAGCTGCGTACGGAGATCGCGACCGGAAAGCCGCCTGATTTGATGCTGATTGACAGCCCGAATCTGGCACTTTATGCGCGCATTGGCGTGCTCGAGCCGTTAACAGATTATTTTCTGGAGGAGCAGCTGGATCAAGATCTTCCACCGGCGCTTCTTGAAGGGGTAAGCTATGAGGATGAAGTCTATCTGATGCCGCTCGTACAGCCTGGCGCAGCGCTTTATTATAATCGACATCTCTTTGAGGAGGCGGGTATTCCTTTCCCATCAAAAAATCCGCATGATCCAATGACGTGGGATGAAGTCCTTGCGGCTGCCCAAAAAATCACAGATCCTGACAAAGGGATTATTGGAGTTGATCCGGCACAGGGGTTTCCCGGAGGAGAGGCACCGTCTTATTTTAAGTCACCTTTCATCTGGCAGTTCGGAGGAGAAATACTGAGTCCTGATGGTTCAACGGCAGATGGATACTTGAATGCGCCTGAATCAATTGAAGCACTGACATTTTATAAGGATTTGTATCACCGCTATGATGTAGCTAAAGTTCAGCTGCCGCCGAGAGCCTTTGAAAATGGGAAGCTTGGAATGAGTGTATTCGGTTCATGGGAATTGAGCAGACTGAAAGAAACGGATCCGGATTTTAAACTTGGAGAAGACTTCGATATTGCCCCACTCCCGAAAGGTACGGCACAGGTTGCACCAAATGGGGGCTGGTCGATGGGCATCTCATCCAACACACAATATCCGGATGAAGCCTGGACGTTCATCTCTTATATGACAGACTATGAGGCCATGAGTATTTATGTGGATCAGACCGGGGAACCACCTGCACGGCAGTCTATTGTGCAATCCTTTCCGGAATTTCTTGAGTATCCTGAAAATATTTTTCTGACTCAGTCTCAGATTTATTCCAAAAGCCGTCCGGTCACACCGGCATATCCGTTTTTAAGTGATGCGATTAAAACGCTTTTTGAGGAAATTGTTATAGAGAATGCAGAGGTAAAAGAAGCTGCCGATCGGGCGGTCAATAAAATAGATAACGGGATTCAGGAACAAAACAGCTATGCAAACGATATCTATTCATTTCCCCAGTAA
- a CDS encoding binding-protein-dependent transport system inner membrane protein — protein sequence MQNAARELQEEHVQHQKQKEPEKQPGHQPGKKKNKNLEYIKKNYLLYLFIAPAIILTIIFKYIPMYGAVIAFKDFSPMRGIMGSEWVGLEHFTGFLTSPNFLNIFMNTLKLSSFELLLGFPIPIILALMLNQIRRANAKKNIQLILYAPHFISVVVISGMVFLFLSPTGPINSLITLVTGNSYSFMSDPDAFRSIYIISGIWQGAGWASIIYVAALANVDPQLHDAAKIDGASLLRRIWHIDLPVLKPVMAVLFILAAGGIMAIGFEKAYLLQTSMNIPASEIIPTYVYKLGLQAGDYSFATAVGLFNAVINVFLLVFVNSVVKKLNEGEGLM from the coding sequence ATGCAAAATGCAGCCAGAGAATTACAGGAAGAACACGTTCAGCATCAAAAGCAAAAGGAGCCGGAAAAACAGCCGGGCCATCAGCCGGGCAAAAAGAAAAACAAAAACCTGGAGTATATCAAAAAGAATTATCTGTTATATCTTTTTATTGCCCCGGCCATTATTCTGACAATTATTTTTAAATATATTCCGATGTACGGTGCAGTGATTGCCTTTAAAGATTTCAGCCCGATGCGGGGGATTATGGGAAGTGAATGGGTGGGCCTGGAGCACTTCACAGGATTTCTGACCTCTCCAAATTTCCTGAATATCTTTATGAACACACTGAAATTGAGTTCCTTTGAATTACTGCTCGGGTTTCCGATCCCGATCATTTTAGCCTTAATGCTCAATCAGATCAGAAGGGCGAACGCGAAGAAAAATATACAACTGATTTTGTACGCACCACACTTTATTTCCGTGGTTGTCATTTCCGGGATGGTATTTCTATTTCTATCACCTACAGGACCGATTAACTCTCTCATTACACTGGTGACGGGAAACTCGTATTCTTTCATGTCAGATCCGGACGCATTCCGCTCGATCTATATTATTTCAGGGATCTGGCAGGGAGCAGGGTGGGCATCCATTATTTATGTAGCAGCTCTGGCGAATGTTGATCCACAGCTTCACGATGCGGCAAAAATTGATGGTGCTTCACTGTTAAGAAGAATCTGGCATATCGATCTGCCGGTATTAAAGCCTGTGATGGCAGTCCTGTTCATTCTTGCAGCAGGGGGCATTATGGCAATTGGATTTGAGAAAGCTTATCTGCTTCAGACATCTATGAATATTCCGGCATCTGAAATTATTCCAACCTATGTGTATAAGCTTGGACTCCAGGCGGGAGATTATTCATTTGCAACTGCGGTCGGATTGTTTAACGCAGTCATCAATGTATTCCTTTTAGTCTTTGTGAACAGTGTCGTTAAAAAACTAAATGAAGGCGAAGGTCTCATGTAG
- a CDS encoding sugar ABC transporter permease: MNLTKSDRILLTVNKMLLVIVSLLVLLPLLYVFLSSFLQPNTLLNKGLMLSFSDFSIDGYARLFADGTILRGFFNSVLYATGFTFVTVVVSILAGYTLSQDGLVGKKTIMIFFIVTMFFNGGLIPTYLLVRDLGMLNTVWAIILPNAISVWFIILARTYFKAIPNELKEAARIDGASDFMIFLKIILPLSKPIIFVLALYAFIGQWNAYFDAMIYLEDRELHPLQLVLRSILIQNEVQPGMIGDQMARAELQRISEMIKYSSIVVASLPLLIMYPFFQKYFEKGVMVGSLK; this comes from the coding sequence ATGAATTTAACAAAAAGCGACCGTATTCTTTTAACGGTAAATAAAATGTTGCTGGTGATTGTCTCACTGCTTGTATTGCTGCCATTACTGTACGTATTCCTGTCTTCATTTCTTCAGCCGAACACCCTTTTAAATAAAGGGTTGATGCTAAGCTTTTCAGACTTCAGTATTGATGGTTATGCAAGATTATTTGCAGACGGCACGATTTTAAGAGGATTCTTTAACTCTGTTTTATATGCCACCGGATTTACGTTTGTCACTGTAGTGGTCAGTATTCTTGCAGGATATACGCTATCGCAGGATGGTCTGGTCGGCAAAAAAACCATTATGATCTTTTTCATCGTGACGATGTTTTTCAATGGAGGCTTGATTCCAACCTACCTTCTTGTCAGAGATCTTGGCATGCTGAATACGGTCTGGGCAATCATTCTGCCAAACGCCATATCAGTATGGTTCATTATTTTAGCAAGAACTTATTTCAAGGCGATTCCAAATGAGTTAAAAGAGGCAGCGAGAATAGATGGTGCTTCTGACTTCATGATTTTCCTGAAAATTATTCTTCCATTGTCCAAGCCGATTATTTTTGTACTGGCGCTATACGCATTCATCGGCCAGTGGAATGCTTACTTTGATGCCATGATCTATCTCGAAGACAGAGAGCTTCATCCGCTGCAGCTGGTCTTACGATCGATCCTGATTCAAAACGAAGTCCAGCCCGGCATGATTGGTGATCAAATGGCCAGAGCGGAACTTCAGCGGATTTCAGAAATGATCAAGTATTCATCTATTGTTGTTGCCAGTCTACCACTGTTAATCATGTACCCGTTCTTCCAGAAATACTTTGAAAAAGGTGTCATGGTCGGGTCATTAAAATAA
- a CDS encoding ABC transporter substrate-binding protein, protein MKKMLKVMMPIAAGALIVSGCNSGGNASSEDYGLSDITFPLEEEVTLKFMTQSSPIAPEDPNDKLILQRMQEETGVKVEWTNYTSDSFVEKRNLAMASGEHPDAIMNAALSDNELLNLAEDGSIIAVEDLIEEHMPNLQAVFEKAPEYKAMMTAPDGHIYSFPWIEELGSGKESIHSVDAFPWINQGWLDELGLEVPETTEELKEVLIAFRDNDPAGDGQTIPMSFIINHGGEDLSFLFGSFGLGDNWDHTVVTNDGEVKLTAADEGYKEAMKFFNELYEEGLMDVEAFEQDWNTYLAKGRENRYGLYFTWDKGNITGMNDQYTLMPALEGPDGQKNVARTNGMGFDRAKMVITSANQNLELTAKWIDQLYDPTQSVQNNWGTYGDTEKQNIFEYDEAASMLKHLPLEGTAPVELREETSIGGPLAILDEYYGSVTTKPEDAAWRLDLMKEVMVPDMKADHIYPKVFFPAEDLERLAEVEADLIPYVERKRAEWITNGMVEEEWEEYLAELERLGLSDWLEIKQRGFDQHMEGGA, encoded by the coding sequence ATGAAGAAGATGTTGAAAGTAATGATGCCGATTGCTGCTGGGGCATTGATCGTATCGGGATGTAATTCAGGGGGAAATGCTTCATCTGAAGATTATGGGCTGTCTGATATCACGTTTCCATTAGAGGAAGAAGTCACGCTGAAATTTATGACTCAGAGTTCTCCAATTGCACCTGAAGATCCGAACGATAAGCTGATCTTACAGCGGATGCAGGAGGAAACAGGTGTAAAGGTTGAATGGACCAATTATACGTCTGATTCCTTTGTAGAGAAACGGAATCTTGCGATGGCGAGCGGGGAGCACCCTGACGCGATTATGAATGCTGCACTGAGTGACAATGAACTTCTTAACCTTGCAGAAGACGGCAGTATTATTGCAGTCGAAGACCTGATCGAAGAACATATGCCGAACTTACAGGCTGTATTTGAGAAGGCACCTGAATATAAAGCAATGATGACAGCGCCTGATGGCCACATTTATTCTTTCCCGTGGATTGAAGAGCTTGGATCTGGTAAAGAAAGTATTCATTCAGTTGATGCATTCCCATGGATTAACCAGGGATGGCTGGATGAACTGGGTCTTGAAGTACCAGAGACAACAGAAGAACTGAAAGAAGTGTTAATTGCCTTCAGAGATAACGATCCGGCTGGTGATGGACAGACCATTCCAATGTCTTTCATTATCAATCATGGTGGAGAGGATCTGTCATTTTTATTCGGATCATTTGGTCTTGGAGATAACTGGGACCATACTGTTGTAACGAATGATGGAGAGGTGAAATTAACAGCTGCTGACGAAGGTTATAAAGAAGCAATGAAGTTTTTCAATGAGCTATATGAAGAAGGCCTGATGGATGTAGAAGCTTTTGAACAGGACTGGAATACGTATCTTGCAAAAGGAAGAGAAAATCGCTACGGGCTCTATTTTACCTGGGATAAAGGAAATATTACCGGCATGAATGACCAGTACACATTAATGCCCGCTCTTGAAGGGCCGGATGGTCAAAAGAACGTTGCCCGCACAAACGGTATGGGCTTTGACAGAGCGAAAATGGTCATAACAAGTGCGAATCAAAACCTGGAACTGACAGCTAAATGGATTGATCAGCTCTATGATCCAACACAGTCTGTCCAAAACAACTGGGGAACATATGGTGACACTGAAAAGCAGAACATTTTCGAATATGATGAAGCAGCATCTATGTTAAAGCATTTACCACTTGAAGGAACTGCGCCTGTGGAATTAAGAGAAGAAACTTCAATTGGCGGACCGCTTGCGATTTTGGATGAGTATTATGGAAGTGTAACAACGAAACCTGAAGATGCAGCGTGGAGACTTGACCTGATGAAAGAAGTAATGGTGCCGGATATGAAGGCTGATCACATCTATCCAAAAGTATTCTTCCCTGCAGAAGACCTTGAGCGTCTGGCTGAAGTGGAAGCGGACCTGATTCCTTATGTAGAGCGAAAACGTGCAGAATGGATCACTAACGGGATGGTTGAAGAAGAGTGGGAAGAGTATCTGGCTGAGCTTGAAAGACTGGGCTTATCAGATTGGCTGGAAATTAAGCAGCGAGGCTTCGATCAGCATATGGAGGGTGGAGCATGA